A stretch of Effusibacillus lacus DNA encodes these proteins:
- a CDS encoding class I SAM-dependent methyltransferase: MKQIDMTEIIGRIHKVEGFLEEWEMITLFLLPSMVDEIEGQIVEIGTWMGKSAICLGLGSQYVSRKKKKIVTIDTFDCRGRFGSLKRESTLEEFKTNISQFELTDRVDCIIGDSRLVKDQVTDPISLLFIDGDHSFEGVWNDIKNYSEKISEGGLIVFHDYGYPGEPDVAKVVDQFLDRNPAYEKLMQCKTMLVIRKSVRSQEDIIP, translated from the coding sequence GTGAAACAAATCGACATGACGGAGATAATCGGCCGTATTCATAAGGTTGAGGGATTTTTGGAAGAGTGGGAAATGATCACCCTGTTCTTACTGCCCTCGATGGTAGATGAAATAGAGGGACAGATTGTGGAGATCGGAACATGGATGGGAAAGTCTGCGATTTGTCTTGGTTTGGGCAGTCAATATGTCAGCCGTAAAAAGAAAAAAATAGTTACGATTGATACTTTTGATTGTCGGGGAAGATTTGGCAGTCTAAAAAGAGAGTCCACCTTGGAGGAATTCAAGACAAATATCAGCCAATTTGAATTGACGGATCGTGTTGACTGCATTATTGGAGATTCCAGATTGGTGAAGGATCAGGTAACGGATCCCATCAGCCTGTTATTCATTGATGGGGACCACAGCTTTGAAGGGGTTTGGAATGATATAAAAAACTACAGCGAGAAAATTTCAGAAGGTGGCCTGATTGTGTTTCATGATTATGGTTACCCGGGTGAACCCGATGTGGCTAAGGTGGTCGATCAATTTTTAGACAGAAATCCGGCATATGAAAAATTAATGCAGTGCAAAACAATGCTGGTTATCAGAAAATCAGTTCGTAGTCAGGAGGATATCATTCCATGA
- the rfbD gene encoding dTDP-4-dehydrorhamnose reductase, with protein MRVLITGANGQLGTDLVSTLSDHHQIFGFGRQQLDITDLPQVLQVVQQIKPDAVIHAAAYTQVDEAESNQDRAYLANTYGTRNLAAAAQKVGAKLVYISTDYVFDGQSSIPYKEFDRTNPLSVYGKSKLAGEEMVKTLSDKYFIVRTSWLFGKHGHNFVNTMLKLAQLRNELSVVYDQTGSPTYSPDLAQFLKDLLVTDKYGIYHASNTGMCSWYEFATAIFTEAGIEVKVTPVETKNFPRPAQRPSFSVLDHTSIRLNGFAEFRHWKDALRDFMGSGKWGAE; from the coding sequence ATGAGAGTTTTGATTACTGGAGCAAACGGGCAATTGGGGACCGACCTGGTCAGTACCCTGTCGGATCATCACCAAATCTTTGGCTTTGGCCGGCAGCAGCTGGATATTACCGACTTGCCCCAAGTCCTTCAAGTGGTTCAGCAAATCAAGCCGGACGCTGTCATTCATGCCGCAGCTTATACGCAAGTGGATGAGGCTGAATCCAATCAGGACCGAGCCTATCTTGCCAATACCTATGGCACCCGTAATCTGGCTGCAGCCGCCCAAAAAGTGGGGGCAAAGCTCGTCTATATCAGTACAGACTATGTATTTGACGGGCAGAGCTCAATTCCCTATAAAGAATTTGACCGGACCAACCCGCTGAGCGTGTATGGGAAATCAAAGCTGGCGGGAGAAGAAATGGTTAAGACTCTCTCCGACAAATACTTCATTGTGAGAACCTCTTGGTTATTCGGCAAGCATGGCCATAATTTCGTAAATACCATGTTAAAACTTGCTCAGTTGAGAAATGAATTGTCCGTAGTTTATGACCAGACAGGAAGTCCAACCTATTCGCCGGATTTGGCACAATTTCTAAAGGATTTGCTTGTGACAGACAAGTATGGCATCTATCATGCCTCCAATACCGGTATGTGTTCCTGGTACGAATTCGCGACAGCAATTTTTACCGAAGCAGGAATCGAAGTAAAAGTAACCCCTGTCGAAACAAAAAATTTTCCTCGCCCTGCGCAAAGACCTTCTTTTTCCGTTCTTGACCATACATCCATTCGGTTAAATGGCTTTGCCGAATTCCGGCATTGGAAAGATGCCCTGCGGGATTTCATGGGATCGGGAAAGTGGGGAGCAGAGTGA